The following are from one region of the Flavobacteriales bacterium genome:
- a CDS encoding glycosyltransferase family 2 protein, protein MQIQLSVVIITFNEEKNIKRCLNSVKNVADEIVVIDSFSTDQTKEICLKHGVTFIEKEWEGYSGSKNFGNQKASYNWILSLDADEALSEKLIQSIISFKNNPIGSCGKFNRLTNYCGSWIKHGGWYPDAKIRIFDKTLAKWDGSIHEELVFSTPTAVNYLSGDCLHYSYYSLEQHYAQAEKFTSIAAQDLFEKGKKLSFIKLYFSPIIKFLRDYIFKLGFLDGAAGFTVARISAYATYLKYAKLKKLHSTHGV, encoded by the coding sequence ATGCAAATCCAATTATCAGTGGTCATTATCACATTTAATGAAGAAAAAAACATTAAACGATGTTTAAACTCTGTTAAGAATGTTGCAGATGAAATTGTTGTGATTGATTCATTTTCAACCGACCAAACAAAGGAGATTTGCTTAAAACATGGAGTAACATTCATTGAAAAAGAATGGGAGGGTTATTCTGGCTCTAAAAACTTTGGCAACCAAAAAGCAAGTTACAACTGGATATTGTCTTTAGATGCCGATGAAGCACTTTCGGAAAAACTGATTCAATCCATTATAAGTTTTAAAAACAACCCAATAGGTTCGTGTGGTAAATTTAATCGATTAACCAACTATTGTGGAAGCTGGATTAAACATGGGGGCTGGTATCCCGATGCAAAAATTAGAATATTTGATAAAACCTTAGCAAAATGGGATGGGTCAATACACGAAGAATTGGTTTTTTCAACTCCTACAGCTGTTAATTATTTAAGTGGCGATTGTTTACACTATAGTTACTATAGCCTCGAACAACATTATGCTCAAGCTGAAAAATTTACTAGCATTGCTGCACAAGATTTGTTTGAAAAAGGTAAAAAGCTTTCTTTTATCAAACTTTATTTTAGCCCTATCATAAAATTTTTGCGTGATTATATTTTCAAATTAGGGTTTCTTGATGGAGCAGCAGGATTTACAGTTGCAAGAATTTCTGCTTATGCCACCTATTTAAAGTACGCCAAACTAAAAAAATTACACTCAAC